One genomic window of Gemmatimonadaceae bacterium includes the following:
- the smc gene encoding chromosome segregation protein SMC — protein MRLTKLEVHGFKAFADHTEFLFERGVTAIVGPNGSGKSNVSDAVRWVLGEQRARAMRGAKMEDVIFHGSSARKAVNMAEVSLHFENNDGELPVPFKEVVLTRRLLRSGESEYLLNRAPCRLRDIQDLVRGTGLGADSGVVIESRMIDALLSDRPDDRRELFEEAAGVGLYRDRRRSAERRLDETTVDLARLDDLISEVQSQVRSLARQRRRAERHAELTARRFQVELSLATREMAAWHDELAALEGRLVELSAGVPDADASIHTAESAREVAHSARATAEGSRVELARLAAEQREKSQRLERELAVAEERQRSTMQRRERAEEERRENEAFGRRLRDDRERAATDKSTLERELSDAGEALEQRVAAEQTTREAVQRARAVVDQLERQVRDHRDQARRLELDREGAGREHAETQQRREALEIERQQLADALTSAERELLAAREQIHVTAGHLRDAQMALEGARLAAATARTADAESRSAFAAAVAAHTALEGRRHALEGLERERVGLAPSAAKLLKERERFGDGAVLGPLTDFVTADGEAAKLVERYLGATMHAIVVRDADAARAVRRWHTETQPGPLLLLPLDVVSEMSAEADTLSSSVQASGPAARWVRALLGKVRALDGGEAFVDDRGAVFLPGTSSGVGPLQRRAELTRLEADMAMADTTRAAAVMAADAARLALGEAERAQQAAVDASNRAQQESRRADEVHNEVERRRERADRELQQSSALAERLVTRLSELDARAQQLSEQAAALGVRAGEADTDIADARAHLTEAEKEQEQARDARATWQVAQAQAQARLSVAIDREKRLLEEDSTAAARMESLAHELSSLSDADQQLAEQLAAWRTELETEQKSLADADGRLADAERAVAAATVALDAAEAQLDEARRRASALGEQLHGAQLRHTELAGRREAIRQRLETEWRRSLEDLMSGFVELDLETDLLRTEAQQLRESLDELGPVNPLAIEEHEEEQRRLEFLTSQRNDLVSAKQSLHQAIREIDSTARELFLATFSQVRENFRQIFLTLFGGGECDLRLENPDAPLDCDIEIHASPRGKKTQRIHLLSSGERALVALSLLFGIFLTKPSPFCLLDEVDAPLDDQNIGRFVKMLNQFKSRTQFIVITHNPRTTTEAADAVYGVTMQEPGVSSIVAVRLRGGAVLDEGAADASTSDAPSSPDGGDEPVPDDNPVTAPTSA, from the coding sequence GTGCGGTTGACGAAGCTGGAAGTTCACGGGTTCAAGGCGTTTGCGGATCATACCGAGTTCCTGTTCGAACGCGGCGTGACGGCAATTGTGGGCCCGAATGGCAGTGGAAAGTCCAACGTGTCCGATGCGGTGCGCTGGGTGCTGGGCGAGCAGCGCGCCCGCGCGATGCGTGGCGCCAAGATGGAAGACGTCATCTTCCATGGATCGTCGGCGCGAAAAGCGGTGAACATGGCGGAAGTCTCACTGCACTTCGAGAACAACGACGGCGAGTTGCCCGTCCCGTTCAAGGAAGTGGTGTTGACACGCCGGTTGCTACGTTCGGGCGAAAGCGAATACCTGCTCAATCGCGCGCCATGCCGATTGCGCGACATCCAGGATCTGGTGCGCGGGACCGGACTCGGTGCCGACTCGGGCGTGGTCATCGAAAGCCGCATGATCGATGCCCTGCTGTCCGATCGTCCCGACGACCGTCGTGAGTTGTTCGAAGAGGCGGCCGGCGTGGGTCTGTATCGCGATCGACGTCGCAGCGCGGAGCGGCGCCTGGACGAAACCACCGTGGATCTGGCCCGACTCGACGACCTGATTTCCGAAGTGCAGAGTCAGGTGCGGTCGCTGGCGCGTCAGCGTCGCCGTGCCGAGCGTCATGCCGAACTGACGGCGCGACGCTTTCAGGTGGAGCTGTCGCTGGCCACACGCGAGATGGCGGCGTGGCACGATGAGTTGGCCGCTCTGGAAGGCCGACTGGTGGAACTGTCGGCTGGTGTGCCCGACGCGGACGCGTCGATTCATACGGCGGAGTCGGCACGGGAAGTGGCGCACAGTGCGCGCGCCACCGCCGAAGGCAGTCGCGTGGAGTTGGCGCGACTGGCGGCGGAGCAGCGCGAGAAATCGCAGCGATTGGAGCGCGAACTGGCCGTGGCCGAGGAGCGCCAGCGCAGCACCATGCAGCGCCGCGAACGCGCCGAGGAGGAGCGTCGCGAGAACGAGGCCTTCGGTCGCCGCTTGCGCGATGATCGCGAGCGAGCCGCGACCGACAAGAGCACGCTCGAGCGCGAATTATCCGACGCCGGCGAGGCGCTGGAACAGCGGGTGGCCGCAGAACAAACCACGCGCGAAGCCGTACAACGCGCGCGGGCGGTGGTGGATCAGTTGGAGCGTCAGGTGCGTGATCATCGCGACCAGGCCCGTCGACTGGAACTGGATCGCGAAGGCGCGGGTCGTGAACACGCCGAGACGCAGCAACGGCGCGAAGCGCTGGAAATCGAGCGGCAACAGTTGGCCGATGCGCTGACGTCGGCCGAGCGCGAGTTGTTGGCGGCACGCGAGCAGATTCACGTGACCGCCGGTCATCTACGTGATGCGCAGATGGCGTTGGAAGGCGCGCGTTTGGCGGCCGCGACGGCGCGTACCGCCGATGCGGAGTCGCGCAGCGCGTTTGCCGCCGCGGTAGCGGCACACACTGCCCTGGAGGGACGTCGCCACGCGCTGGAAGGGCTGGAGCGTGAGCGCGTGGGGTTGGCACCGTCGGCCGCCAAGTTGCTCAAGGAACGCGAACGATTTGGCGACGGCGCGGTGCTGGGGCCGCTCACCGACTTCGTCACCGCCGACGGCGAAGCGGCGAAGCTGGTGGAGCGCTATCTGGGCGCCACGATGCACGCGATTGTCGTGCGTGACGCCGATGCCGCGCGCGCCGTGCGGCGGTGGCATACCGAAACGCAACCGGGACCGCTGCTGCTGTTGCCGCTGGATGTCGTGTCAGAAATGAGTGCCGAGGCCGACACACTGTCCAGCAGTGTGCAGGCCAGCGGACCGGCCGCGCGTTGGGTGCGGGCCTTGCTGGGCAAAGTGCGGGCGCTGGATGGCGGTGAGGCGTTTGTCGATGATCGCGGCGCGGTGTTCCTGCCCGGAACCTCGTCGGGCGTGGGACCGCTGCAGCGCCGGGCGGAGCTCACGCGGCTGGAAGCCGACATGGCCATGGCCGATACCACGCGCGCCGCGGCGGTGATGGCGGCCGACGCCGCGCGTCTGGCGCTTGGCGAAGCCGAGCGCGCCCAGCAGGCGGCGGTTGATGCGTCGAATCGGGCGCAGCAGGAATCGCGACGCGCTGACGAAGTGCACAATGAAGTGGAACGTCGTCGCGAACGCGCTGATCGCGAGTTGCAGCAATCGAGCGCCCTGGCCGAACGTCTGGTGACGCGACTGAGCGAACTGGACGCACGCGCGCAGCAGTTGTCGGAACAGGCCGCGGCGCTGGGAGTGCGGGCGGGCGAAGCCGATACCGATATCGCCGACGCACGCGCGCACCTCACCGAGGCGGAGAAGGAACAGGAGCAGGCGCGCGATGCGCGCGCCACGTGGCAGGTGGCCCAGGCGCAGGCGCAGGCGCGACTGTCGGTGGCCATCGATCGCGAGAAGCGACTGCTGGAAGAAGACTCCACCGCCGCCGCGCGCATGGAGTCGCTGGCGCACGAGCTCTCGTCGTTGTCGGACGCCGATCAGCAACTGGCCGAGCAACTCGCGGCCTGGCGCACCGAACTCGAAACCGAGCAGAAATCACTGGCCGACGCCGATGGCCGGCTGGCCGATGCCGAGCGGGCCGTGGCCGCGGCCACCGTGGCCCTCGATGCCGCGGAAGCGCAGTTGGATGAGGCGCGTCGTCGGGCCAGCGCGTTGGGCGAACAGTTGCACGGCGCGCAATTGCGTCACACGGAACTGGCCGGACGCCGCGAGGCCATTCGCCAGCGTCTGGAAACCGAATGGCGACGGTCGCTGGAAGACCTGATGTCGGGGTTCGTGGAACTCGATCTCGAAACCGACCTGCTGCGCACCGAGGCGCAGCAGTTGCGCGAGTCGCTGGACGAACTCGGTCCGGTCAATCCGCTCGCCATCGAGGAACACGAGGAGGAGCAGCGTCGTCTGGAATTCCTCACCAGCCAGCGCAACGACCTCGTGTCCGCCAAGCAATCGCTGCATCAGGCGATTCGCGAGATTGACAGCACGGCGCGCGAACTGTTTCTCGCCACGTTCTCGCAGGTGCGCGAGAACTTCCGTCAGATCTTCCTCACGCTCTTTGGCGGCGGCGAGTGCGACTTGCGCCTGGAGAACCCCGACGCGCCGCTGGATTGCGACATCGAGATTCACGCGTCGCCGCGCGGCAAGAAGACGCAGCGCATTCACCTGCTGTCCAGCGGCGAGCGCGCGCTGGTGGCGTTGTCGCTGCTCTTCGGCATCTTCCTCACCAAGCCCAGCCCGTTCTGTCTGCTGGACGAAGTGGATGCGCCGCTGGATGACCAGAACATCGGCCGCTTCGTGAAGATGCTCAACCAGTTCAAGTCGCGCACCCAGTTCATTGTGATCACGCACAATCCGCGCACCACCACCGAGGCGGCGGACGCCGTGTACGGCGTGACCATGCAGGAGCCGGGTGTGTCGTCCATCGTGGCGGTGCGCTTGCGCGGCGGCGCGGTGCTGGACGAAGGTGCCGCCGACGCGTCAACGTCGGACGCGCCGTCGTCGCCAGATGGTGGCGACGAACCGGTGCCTGACGACAACCCGGTAACCGCGCCCACCTCGGCGTGA
- a CDS encoding ribonuclease Z, whose protein sequence is MRLTTIGTGTAAPHPTRAAPAHLVNAGSVSLLLDCGAGAAHRMAALGLNWSAITHVALTHFHPDHVSDVVMLVMGWRWGQLPARSEPVTIYGPVGTGALLESLAAIYGAWLLAPGFPLTIREVARDEVIRLPDGVQLTAFPVPHTAESMAYSVTQDGKRLVYTGDTGYDEALADWSAGCDVLLTECSLPDGMAIREHLTPRQAGAIAARAHAKRLVLTHFYQPVETVDIIAEVAEHYAGPVVLATDGWFIDF, encoded by the coding sequence ATGCGCCTGACCACCATCGGCACCGGAACGGCTGCCCCGCATCCCACGCGCGCGGCACCCGCGCATCTCGTGAACGCCGGCAGCGTGTCGCTGCTGTTGGATTGCGGTGCCGGGGCCGCGCACCGCATGGCCGCGCTGGGCCTCAACTGGTCGGCCATCACGCATGTGGCGCTCACGCATTTTCATCCCGATCACGTGAGCGACGTGGTCATGCTGGTGATGGGGTGGCGCTGGGGGCAGTTGCCCGCACGGTCCGAACCGGTCACCATCTACGGGCCCGTGGGCACGGGAGCGTTGCTGGAGAGTCTGGCGGCCATATACGGGGCATGGCTGCTGGCACCGGGGTTTCCACTCACCATTCGCGAGGTGGCCCGGGACGAGGTCATTCGACTGCCCGACGGCGTGCAACTGACGGCGTTCCCGGTACCACATACGGCGGAGAGCATGGCATATTCCGTCACGCAGGATGGGAAGCGCCTGGTGTACACCGGTGACACGGGGTACGACGAGGCGTTGGCCGATTGGTCGGCGGGCTGTGACGTGCTGCTGACCGAATGCTCGCTGCCCGACGGGATGGCCATTCGTGAGCATCTCACGCCGCGGCAGGCCGGTGCCATCGCCGCACGGGCTCACGCCAAACGCCTGGTGCTGACGCACTTTTATCAGCCCGTCGAGACCGTTGATATCATCGCCGAAGTTGCCGAACACTATGCCGGCCCGGTGGTCCTTGCGACCGACGGCTGGTTCATCGATTTCTGA
- the aroF gene encoding 3-deoxy-7-phosphoheptulonate synthase has translation MLVVMQPNASAADIDRVCDEIVRQGFKPLPLPGSTRTAIGLLGDDSKIDWSYIEGLPSVASVLIVQKPYRQAAREWKTENTIVEIAPGVRVGGDEIVVFAGPCSVESEEQIMEAARAVRAGGATALRGGAFKPRSSPYAFQGMGKKGLELLAMARAETGLAIVTEAMDETGADLVAEYADCIQIGARNMQNYSLLRHVGKIGKPVLLKRGMAATINDLLLSAEYILAEGNPNVILCERGVRTFDSATRNLFDLTAIPVVHKLSHLPIVADPSHGTGLRDKVTPMARAAVAAGADGILVEVHPHPDRALSDGAQSLYPEQFMQLVKELHAIANAIGRTIAPTPDIASARV, from the coding sequence ATGCTGGTCGTGATGCAGCCCAATGCAAGCGCCGCCGATATCGATCGCGTGTGCGACGAGATCGTGCGTCAGGGTTTCAAGCCGCTCCCTCTGCCGGGCTCCACGCGCACGGCCATCGGCCTCCTGGGCGACGACTCCAAGATCGACTGGTCGTACATCGAAGGGCTGCCGTCAGTGGCCAGCGTGCTCATCGTCCAGAAGCCGTATCGCCAGGCGGCGCGTGAGTGGAAGACCGAAAACACCATCGTGGAAATCGCGCCGGGCGTGCGTGTTGGCGGCGATGAGATCGTCGTGTTTGCCGGCCCCTGCTCTGTAGAAAGCGAAGAGCAAATCATGGAAGCGGCGCGCGCCGTGCGCGCCGGCGGGGCGACGGCGCTGCGTGGTGGCGCGTTCAAGCCGCGTTCATCGCCGTATGCGTTTCAGGGCATGGGCAAGAAGGGACTCGAATTGCTGGCCATGGCGCGCGCGGAAACGGGGCTGGCCATTGTCACGGAAGCGATGGACGAAACCGGCGCCGATCTTGTGGCCGAGTACGCCGACTGCATCCAGATCGGTGCGCGGAACATGCAGAACTATTCGCTGCTGCGTCATGTCGGCAAAATCGGCAAGCCGGTGCTGCTCAAGCGCGGCATGGCGGCCACCATCAACGACCTGCTGCTCAGCGCCGAGTACATTTTGGCCGAAGGGAATCCCAATGTGATTCTCTGCGAGCGTGGTGTGCGCACATTCGATTCGGCCACGCGCAACCTGTTCGATCTGACCGCCATCCCGGTGGTGCACAAACTCTCGCATCTGCCCATTGTGGCCGATCCCAGCCACGGTACGGGGCTGCGCGACAAGGTGACGCCGATGGCGCGCGCGGCCGTCGCGGCCGGCGCCGATGGCATTCTGGTGGAAGTGCATCCGCATCCGGACCGGGCGCTGTCCGACGGGGCACAATCGCTGTACCCCGAGCAGTTCATGCAGTTGGTGAAAGAACTGCATGCCATTGCCAACGCCATCGGGCGCACCATCGCACCAACCCCCGACATCGCGTCCGCGCGAGTTTGA
- a CDS encoding outer membrane lipoprotein carrier protein LolA, producing the protein MPTRLDSRATRVAVLCSALVASAASQSLRAQSPAESAYDRVARAWISHETLEAQFEQRITNPLLGRTATSRGTFLQHKPGRVSITFSDPMGDRIVGDGQSLWVYLPSSAPGQVMKLPADADGAVVVDLLGQLLDAPKRTFTITGGESTTIEGRATKRVMLVPRVEGRVPFQKATLWLDDKDPRPVRVQVTDVQGVERMITLTTWIPNAVLPPNAFVFKAPKGVKVITKIPGV; encoded by the coding sequence ATGCCTACTCGACTCGACTCCCGCGCGACCCGCGTTGCGGTGTTGTGCAGTGCGTTGGTGGCCTCCGCAGCCAGCCAGTCACTGCGCGCGCAATCGCCGGCGGAATCAGCGTACGACCGTGTGGCCAGGGCGTGGATATCGCACGAAACGCTCGAAGCCCAATTCGAGCAGCGCATCACCAATCCCCTGCTCGGCCGCACCGCGACGTCGCGCGGCACGTTTCTGCAGCACAAGCCGGGGCGTGTGAGCATCACGTTCTCCGATCCGATGGGCGACCGCATTGTGGGCGATGGCCAATCGCTCTGGGTGTATCTCCCCAGTAGCGCACCCGGTCAGGTCATGAAGTTACCGGCCGATGCTGATGGGGCCGTAGTGGTTGACCTGCTGGGCCAACTGCTGGATGCGCCCAAGCGCACGTTCACCATTACCGGCGGCGAGTCCACCACGATCGAGGGCCGGGCCACCAAACGCGTGATGCTGGTGCCGCGCGTGGAAGGTCGTGTGCCGTTCCAGAAAGCCACGTTGTGGCTGGACGACAAGGATCCGCGTCCGGTGCGCGTGCAGGTCACCGATGTGCAAGGCGTGGAGCGCATGATCACCCTGACCACGTGGATTCCCAACGCCGTGCTGCCGCCCAATGCCTTTGTGTTCAAGGCGCCCAAGGGCGTGAAGGTGATCACCAAAATCCCCGGCGTCTGA